The sequence CCGGCGCAGCGCATCGGCGATCTTTGCTTTGAACGCGGACGGCCGGGCGCGCAATGTCGATCCGGTCAAGGTCAGGCGCCGCATCAGCATCGCCGTCAGATCGAGCGAGACGTTTGCGCCGCCCAGAAACGCGATGATCACGATGCGGCCGTCGTCCGCCAAAGCGCGCAGATTCCGCGCGACATAGTCACCTGCGACCATGTCGAGAATGACGTCGACGCCTGTCCCGGCGGTTTCCGTTCTGACGATTTCGACGAAATCTTGCTCGCGGTAATTGATCGCCCGCGCCGCGCCCAGCGCTTCGCACGCCGCGCATTTTTCTGCCGAGCCGGCAGTCGCGAACACGCGATGGCCGAATGCTCGCGCCAGCTGGATCGCGGTTACCCCGATGCCGCTGCTGCCGCCGTGCACGAGCAGGGTCTCACCTTTGGCGAGCTTTGCGCGATCGAATACATTGCTCCATACGGTAAAAAAAGTCTCGGGTAGCGACGCCGCTTCCGCTTCGCTGAATCCGCCTGGAATCGGCAGGCACTGCGTTGCCGGCGCCGTCGCGTATTCGGCATAGCCGCCTCCGGAAAGCAGAGCGCAAACCGCCTCGCCCGAGCGAAAACCACGGACGTCCTGACCCAGCGCGGCGATTTTGCCGGCGACCTCAAGGCCCGGGATTTCGGAAGCGCCCGGCGGTGGCGGATAACGGCCGCTGCGCTGCAGGATATCGGGACGATTGATGCCGGCCGCAGCGACCTGGATCAGTACTTCGCCGGGACCAGGCCGTGGCAGCGGAAACTCGACGACGCGTAAAACTTCGGGCCCGCCAAAGCTAGTGATGGCGATTGCGCGCATCGTCTCGGGTGACGCTCTGGCCACGGACTTGATCGGAGAGAACCGGCGCGCCGCTTTTTCGTGGCAGCCGGCCTGGCGCATCGACTAACAGGCTGTTGAAAAACGTAGCGAGCGCAGCCAAGACAAGTTGCTGCGGGCTAGAAAGCGGAATGCATATGGGAATACATGAGCATTTTGAGGCCCTGAGTAAGAAAGTATCGGCAAGCGCAGTAGTTTTTCAACAGCCTGCTAATGGTGGCCGCGGGGTTGCAGCAAATGACTCATCAACGCGCGCAGCTTGGCGGGGCGCACAGGCTTGTGCAGCAATTGATAGCCGCTGCCGCGGGTTTCGCGCAGGCGATCGGGCGCGGTATCCCCGGTGAT is a genomic window of Burkholderiales bacterium containing:
- a CDS encoding NAD(P)H-quinone oxidoreductase, which produces MRAIAITSFGGPEVLRVVEFPLPRPGPGEVLIQVAAAGINRPDILQRSGRYPPPPGASEIPGLEVAGKIAALGQDVRGFRSGEAVCALLSGGGYAEYATAPATQCLPIPGGFSEAEAASLPETFFTVWSNVFDRAKLAKGETLLVHGGSSGIGVTAIQLARAFGHRVFATAGSAEKCAACEALGAARAINYREQDFVEIVRTETAGTGVDVILDMVAGDYVARNLRALADDGRIVIIAFLGGANVSLDLTAMLMRRLTLTGSTLRARPSAFKAKIADALRREVWPLLEAGKIWPVVHAAFPLERAADAHRLMESGAHVGKIVLTLA